In the genome of Sphingomonas naphthae, one region contains:
- a CDS encoding TonB-dependent receptor plug domain-containing protein, with product MRSLLASLCLTTAAVAALPAPAFARAAEASPLAERHAFNIPEQDMASALLALSQQSDVRILFPYDEVAAFKGRRIQGWLTTDEALGRLMAGRPLKLTVTGDRAVAIASTLARSARTRPAVTQLADASGAGSGRLMLAAFQAASTPPAATEEADAIIVTGTRVTNRTVADSLAPIDVLSAKDMEASGKQSVRDLLGTLVPSINVSNNGAGASWAVRTLSLRGLGGDQLLMLVNGKRRHNTATLFINGSVQNGQSPPDFDLIPGNAIERVEVLRDGASAQYGSDAIAGVVNVIMKSGTSGGASVQFGSYYETGGDQGRFQIDKGIAIGDGGHLHVSIDGAMQNNTITQSSPIAGQFYPTVNGAADPREAGVDRYKAKYGQPEVLGGNISYDAALPVTDAIEIYGFGTFSKRHAAGWLTYRTPMAANNILQVFPEGYIPRIHVYDLDYQFAGGVRGDGPAGSHFDLSTTYSRDRVKYIHTTSLNASLGPASPTTFYLGLVRSTEWTTNLDLTKEFDLGLADPLSIAIGAEYRENSFAIGAGDPSSYIDGGYRSPAGTFRAGELRTAGAQGVTGFLPSGSGKWDRNNWSAYINLEQTITEGFEVALAGRHEDYSDFGTTDTGKASIRIEPIRGFALRGTASTGFRAPTLQQQHYASSSTIGVPVNGVNVLLPVQALPVDSAAALALGSTPLKPEKSTNFSGGIVLTPVPALNITVDAYQIKIKDRILLSETLSGTLVRQVLAAANIPGVAGGFYFSNAADTRTRGLDIVSTYRARMGDLGNATISLSANFNKTVFTSIDPIPTVLAASGLVLVGRAKQGDFTKGTPRNKFIANVLWNKDAFSANFRATRYGKITQVASGMVLHNADNVACVAGSAGCVLSYVDEVVKPKVILDLELGYAVNQGVKVSVGANNLLNIYPTKLQPVNQVVGNLYNGYAPYGISGGLYYARVNFSF from the coding sequence ATGCGATCCTTGCTCGCCAGCCTGTGCCTTACGACCGCCGCCGTCGCTGCTTTGCCCGCGCCGGCCTTCGCGCGTGCAGCAGAAGCCTCGCCGCTGGCCGAGCGCCATGCCTTCAACATCCCCGAGCAGGATATGGCGAGCGCCTTGCTGGCCCTGTCGCAGCAGTCCGACGTGCGCATCCTCTTTCCCTATGACGAGGTGGCGGCGTTCAAGGGTCGCCGGATCCAGGGCTGGCTGACGACCGACGAGGCGCTGGGGCGGCTGATGGCGGGCCGGCCGCTCAAGCTGACCGTGACCGGCGATCGCGCCGTCGCCATCGCCTCGACCCTGGCCCGTTCGGCGCGGACCCGCCCGGCGGTGACGCAACTGGCCGACGCCTCGGGCGCCGGCAGCGGCCGCTTGATGCTCGCCGCCTTCCAGGCCGCCAGCACGCCGCCCGCCGCCACCGAGGAGGCCGACGCGATCATCGTGACCGGCACGCGCGTCACCAACCGCACCGTCGCCGACAGCCTCGCGCCGATCGACGTGCTGAGCGCCAAGGACATGGAGGCCAGCGGCAAGCAGTCGGTGCGCGACCTGCTCGGCACGCTGGTTCCCTCGATCAACGTCTCCAACAATGGCGCGGGCGCCAGCTGGGCGGTGCGGACGCTGTCGCTGCGCGGCCTCGGCGGCGATCAGCTGCTGATGCTGGTCAACGGCAAGCGACGCCACAATACCGCGACGCTCTTCATCAACGGATCGGTGCAGAACGGCCAGTCGCCGCCCGATTTCGATCTCATTCCGGGCAACGCCATCGAGCGGGTCGAGGTGCTGCGCGACGGCGCGTCGGCGCAATATGGATCGGACGCGATCGCCGGCGTCGTCAACGTCATCATGAAGAGCGGTACGTCGGGCGGCGCGTCGGTGCAGTTCGGCAGCTATTACGAGACGGGCGGCGATCAGGGCCGCTTCCAGATCGACAAGGGCATCGCCATCGGCGACGGCGGCCACCTGCACGTCTCGATCGACGGCGCGATGCAGAACAACACCATCACCCAGAGCAGCCCGATCGCCGGGCAATTCTACCCCACGGTCAACGGCGCGGCCGATCCACGCGAGGCCGGGGTCGATCGCTACAAGGCGAAATATGGCCAGCCCGAAGTTCTGGGCGGCAACATCAGCTACGATGCGGCGCTGCCGGTGACCGACGCGATCGAGATCTACGGCTTCGGCACCTTCTCCAAGCGCCACGCCGCCGGCTGGCTGACGTATCGCACGCCGATGGCGGCCAACAACATCCTCCAGGTGTTCCCGGAAGGCTATATCCCGCGCATCCACGTCTACGATCTGGACTATCAGTTCGCCGGCGGCGTGCGCGGCGACGGGCCGGCGGGCAGCCATTTCGATCTGTCGACGACCTATTCGCGCGATCGGGTGAAATATATCCACACCACCTCGCTCAACGCATCGCTCGGGCCGGCGAGCCCGACGACCTTCTACCTCGGCCTCGTCCGCTCGACCGAATGGACCACCAACCTCGATCTGACGAAGGAGTTCGATCTGGGCCTCGCCGATCCGCTGTCGATCGCGATCGGCGCGGAATATCGCGAGAACAGCTTCGCGATCGGGGCGGGCGATCCCTCCTCCTACATCGACGGCGGCTATCGCTCGCCGGCGGGCACCTTCCGCGCGGGCGAATTGCGCACCGCCGGCGCGCAGGGCGTCACGGGCTTCCTGCCCTCGGGCTCGGGCAAGTGGGATCGCAACAATTGGAGCGCCTACATCAATCTGGAACAGACGATCACCGAGGGGTTCGAGGTGGCGCTGGCCGGGCGGCATGAGGATTATTCGGACTTCGGCACCACCGATACCGGCAAGGCCTCGATCCGCATCGAGCCGATCCGCGGCTTCGCGCTGCGCGGTACGGCCAGCACCGGCTTCCGCGCGCCGACGCTCCAGCAGCAGCATTATGCCTCGTCCAGCACGATCGGCGTGCCGGTCAACGGCGTGAACGTGCTGCTGCCGGTGCAGGCGCTGCCGGTCGATTCCGCCGCCGCGCTGGCCTTGGGTTCGACCCCGCTGAAGCCGGAGAAATCGACCAACTTCTCGGGCGGTATCGTGTTGACGCCGGTGCCCGCGCTCAACATCACGGTCGATGCCTATCAGATCAAGATCAAGGACCGCATCCTGCTGAGCGAGACGCTGAGCGGCACGCTGGTGCGGCAGGTGCTGGCCGCCGCCAACATTCCGGGCGTGGCGGGCGGCTTTTACTTCTCCAACGCCGCCGATACCCGCACGCGCGGCCTGGACATCGTCAGCACCTATCGCGCGCGGATGGGCGATCTGGGCAATGCCACGATCAGCCTGTCGGCCAATTTCAACAAGACGGTGTTCACCAGCATCGATCCCATCCCCACGGTGCTGGCCGCCTCGGGCCTCGTGCTGGTCGGCCGCGCCAAGCAGGGCGACTTCACCAAGGGCACGCCGCGCAACAAGTTCATCGCGAACGTCCTGTGGAACAAGGATGCCTTCTCGGCCAACTTCCGCGCGACCCGCTATGGCAAGATCACGCAGGTCGCATCGGGCATGGTGCTGCACAATGCCGACAATGTCGCCTGCGTGGCCGGCAGCGCGGGCTGCGTGCTGAGCTATGTCGATGAAGTGGTGAAGCCCAAGGTCATCCTCGATCTGGAGCTGGGCTATGCGGTGAACCAGGGCGTCAAGGTCTCGGTCGGCGCCAACAATCTGCTCAACATCTATCCCACCAAGCTCCAGCCGGTGAACCAGGTCGTGGGCAATCTCTACAACGGCTACGCCCCCTACGGCATCTCGGGCGGCCTCTATTATGCGCGGGTGAACTTCAGCTTCTGA
- a CDS encoding amidohydrolase family protein, producing the protein MAETRDAGNAAGGGVSRRQALATGGLGLLAAGGSLSLAAQAQQPGKPGEGAEKTITVHDATNVALTVSPDFKSVAMDLLGILWTIPIGGGPAIRLTGDFDDLGQPDWSPDGGRIAFQSYKTGNFKIWSVPAAGGELLRHTDGNFDDREPRWSPDGKTIAFASDRSEGRYAIHLLDVASGKVTLFSAGKSQDSEPCWSRDGKSIAYIADGTKVMLAPVAGGAATVAASIAPSPDRFKPSELHAPSFAPDGTLAYTRVDARGVTLVVGGKDMVAGEDLYPFRPAWLAAGVFLYGSGGKIRLQAPGARAVPVEFTAPVPVTVPNYTKKTRDFTSTSPKPVVGIVAPALSPDGRQIAFGALNDLYLMTIGSAPKKLVADGFYKVDPAWSPDGKWLAYATDRAGTMDLWLREMATGRERQLTNLPDQGAVSPAWSPDGKIIAFLDQEGALHTVEVAGGAVQKVYAGIWEPGRPSFGPGGKTIAYTAFKPASARYREGLSEILTVDRATGKGVYAPIAPGKSLGVRGVDGPVWSPDGTMFAYVFASTLWVAPVDETGKITGTPRQLNTEVTDAVSWSGDSKSILYLNNGKLKLIPATGGAAKTIPCALTWANAKPKGRTVVTSDRLWDAVGTGYTQADVVIDGNVIVGLAPKGSVTDANAVKVDGTGLTLMPGLIDMHTHRQMQGYNYGDRMGRAWLAMGITATRSPGAPAYHLVEDREAIQSGARIAARHYGTGEAVDGSRIFYNFMRPVTEPGQMELELERAKALDYDMIKTYVRMRHDVQAQVVKAAHRMGMHLSSHYHYPALHTGMDCMEHTGATNRYGYSRTITAQGGGYQDVNELFAAAKAGRTPTLFIASAMLGEDDGLAQDPRIKTLFPSWEYAKLMGRVKTMRDGDRTGFFASLQRQVDQIRMTMAYGGKVVSGTDAPIDLVAISLHLNLRGMERCGMSPIDTLLTATRNSGEFLNEPIGRIAKGMLADLILVDGDPLARVADAAAVKITLANGVVHTPESLMAPFAAIRPSAVHSHHLPALAADDRYFWQTAEYVESSRGACCADHHHPIMRA; encoded by the coding sequence ATGGCCGAGACGCGCGACGCCGGGAATGCGGCTGGCGGCGGGGTGAGCCGCCGTCAGGCGCTGGCGACAGGCGGGCTCGGCCTGCTCGCGGCGGGGGGCAGCCTGTCCCTCGCCGCACAGGCGCAGCAGCCGGGAAAGCCCGGCGAGGGCGCGGAAAAGACCATCACCGTGCATGACGCCACGAATGTGGCGCTCACCGTCTCGCCCGATTTCAAGTCGGTCGCGATGGACCTGCTCGGCATATTGTGGACGATCCCGATCGGCGGCGGGCCGGCGATCCGCCTCACCGGCGATTTCGACGATCTCGGCCAGCCCGACTGGTCGCCGGATGGCGGCCGCATCGCCTTCCAGTCCTACAAGACCGGCAATTTCAAGATCTGGTCGGTGCCGGCGGCGGGCGGCGAGCTCCTCCGCCATACCGACGGCAATTTCGACGATCGCGAGCCGCGCTGGTCGCCCGACGGCAAGACGATCGCCTTCGCCAGCGACCGCAGCGAGGGCCGCTACGCCATCCACCTGCTCGACGTGGCGAGCGGCAAGGTGACGCTGTTCTCTGCGGGCAAGAGCCAGGACAGCGAGCCCTGCTGGTCGCGCGACGGCAAGAGCATCGCCTATATCGCCGATGGCACAAAGGTGATGCTGGCGCCGGTGGCGGGGGGCGCGGCGACGGTCGCGGCGTCGATCGCGCCGTCGCCCGATCGCTTCAAGCCCTCCGAACTCCACGCCCCCAGCTTCGCGCCGGACGGGACGCTGGCCTACACCCGTGTCGATGCCAGGGGCGTGACCTTGGTGGTGGGCGGCAAGGATATGGTGGCGGGCGAGGATCTCTATCCCTTCCGCCCGGCGTGGCTGGCGGCCGGCGTGTTCCTCTACGGCTCCGGCGGCAAGATCCGTTTGCAGGCGCCGGGCGCCAGGGCCGTGCCGGTGGAATTCACCGCGCCGGTGCCGGTGACGGTGCCGAACTATACCAAGAAGACCCGCGACTTCACCAGCACGAGCCCCAAGCCGGTCGTCGGCATCGTCGCCCCCGCGCTGTCGCCCGATGGCCGGCAGATCGCGTTCGGCGCGCTCAACGATCTGTATCTGATGACGATCGGTTCGGCGCCGAAGAAGCTGGTCGCCGATGGCTTCTACAAGGTCGATCCGGCCTGGTCGCCCGATGGCAAGTGGCTGGCCTATGCCACCGATCGCGCCGGCACGATGGACCTGTGGTTGCGCGAGATGGCGACCGGCAGGGAACGCCAGCTGACCAACCTGCCCGATCAGGGCGCGGTCTCGCCCGCGTGGAGCCCGGACGGCAAGATCATCGCCTTCCTCGATCAGGAGGGCGCGCTCCATACCGTCGAGGTGGCGGGTGGCGCTGTCCAGAAGGTCTATGCCGGCATCTGGGAGCCGGGCCGCCCCAGCTTCGGCCCCGGCGGCAAGACGATCGCCTACACCGCCTTCAAGCCTGCCTCGGCGCGTTATCGCGAGGGCCTGTCCGAAATCCTCACCGTCGATCGCGCGACGGGCAAGGGCGTCTATGCGCCGATCGCGCCGGGCAAGTCGCTCGGCGTGCGGGGCGTCGACGGCCCGGTCTGGTCGCCCGACGGCACGATGTTCGCCTACGTCTTCGCCAGCACCCTGTGGGTGGCGCCGGTGGACGAGACCGGCAAGATCACCGGCACGCCCCGCCAGCTCAACACGGAGGTCACCGACGCGGTGAGTTGGAGCGGCGACAGCAAGTCGATCCTCTATCTCAACAACGGCAAGCTGAAGCTGATCCCCGCCACCGGCGGCGCGGCCAAGACGATCCCCTGTGCGCTGACCTGGGCGAACGCCAAGCCGAAGGGCCGCACCGTCGTCACCTCGGATCGCCTGTGGGACGCGGTCGGCACGGGCTATACGCAGGCCGATGTCGTGATCGACGGCAACGTCATCGTCGGCCTCGCCCCCAAGGGGTCGGTCACCGACGCCAATGCCGTGAAGGTGGACGGCACGGGCCTCACCCTGATGCCCGGCCTGATCGACATGCACACGCATCGCCAGATGCAGGGCTATAATTACGGCGACCGCATGGGCCGCGCGTGGCTGGCGATGGGCATCACCGCGACCCGCTCGCCGGGGGCGCCGGCCTATCATCTCGTCGAGGATCGCGAGGCGATCCAGTCGGGCGCGCGCATCGCCGCACGCCATTACGGCACCGGCGAGGCGGTCGACGGCAGCCGCATCTTCTACAATTTCATGCGCCCCGTGACCGAGCCGGGCCAGATGGAGCTGGAACTGGAGCGCGCCAAGGCGCTCGATTACGACATGATAAAAACCTACGTCCGCATGCGCCACGACGTGCAGGCGCAGGTGGTGAAGGCCGCGCACCGCATGGGGATGCACCTGTCGTCCCATTATCATTATCCGGCGCTCCACACCGGCATGGACTGCATGGAGCATACCGGCGCCACCAACCGCTACGGCTATTCGCGCACCATCACCGCGCAGGGCGGCGGCTATCAGGACGTCAACGAACTGTTCGCCGCCGCCAAGGCGGGCCGCACACCCACCCTGTTCATCGCCTCGGCCATGCTGGGCGAGGATGACGGGCTGGCGCAGGATCCGCGCATCAAGACGCTGTTTCCCTCATGGGAATATGCCAAGCTGATGGGCCGGGTGAAGACGATGCGCGACGGCGACCGCACCGGCTTCTTCGCCTCGCTCCAGCGGCAGGTCGATCAGATCAGGATGACGATGGCCTATGGCGGCAAGGTCGTCTCGGGCACCGACGCGCCGATCGATCTCGTCGCGATCAGCCTCCACCTCAACCTGCGCGGCATGGAGCGGTGCGGCATGTCGCCGATCGATACGCTGCTGACGGCGACGCGCAATTCGGGCGAGTTCCTGAACGAACCGATCGGCCGCATCGCCAAGGGGATGCTCGCCGACCTGATCCTGGTGGACGGCGATCCGCTGGCGAGGGTGGCGGACGCGGCGGCGGTGAAGATCACCCTCGCCAATGGCGTGGTCCACACCCCCGAAAGCCTGATGGCGCCCTTCGCCGCAATCAGGCCCTCGGCCGTCCACAGCCACCACTTGCCCGCGCTGGCCGCCGACGACCGCTATTTCTGGCAGACCGCCGAATATGTCGAGAGCAGCCGGGGCGCCTGCTGCGCCGATCATCACCACCCGATCATGCGGGCGTAG
- a CDS encoding HWE histidine kinase domain-containing protein, which produces MADAETPVDLTNCDREPIHLLGAIQPVGFLIAVSTDWIVARTSANIATFLGFEPASMIGNLLADFVPPQLVHDLRNRVAYLNTPDTVERLFGCAFREGGEPFDIAIHFSGGQIVIEAEPGTHNNGDASGTVRSMMVRLDGQADMAGFYREGARQVRLLLGYDRVMVYKFATDGAGEVVAEACKPGIGSFKGLHYPASDIPRQARDLYKRNLLRVIRDVDARPVGIVPELDEHRRPLDLSLSVLRSVSPIHIEYLRNMGVGASLSISIIVDDELWGLFACHHYSPRSPTFERRSVSELFAQMFSMRLESRERRALVEYERRARDISDQLLGAVASDETLLNDPDWLADILTSTIPADGVGVWINGSYAFSGITPPTDDFRRIIRALNGMAAGKVFATDHIGSLVDRAAGFAKQASGLLAIPISRSPRDYVVLFRSEMRESVRWAGDPHKPVHYGPNGPRLTPRESFAEWQEQVEGRSKPFSLSELRVAETLRATLIEVVLRLADEAAAQRHQANARQELLIAELNHRVRNILGVIRGLIRQSQPDEDAVRDFVHVVDGRIHSLARAHNQITDDHWGPAPLQALIDAEAAAFAANKESAIISDGPPVLLNPQAYSTMALVVHELVTNSTKYGSLSGDGEVHIRWHRNEQNDLVLSWQESEGPPVTKPTRKGFGTTIVERSVPYDLGGSAEIRYDPAGVRAQFCIPARHVSERRNFKGPAVRLPHPKNPQMVPVKPDLLAGLSVMLVEDSLIIALDAEDILTRFGAEIATASTTEAAHDMLDGHQPDFAILDINLGDQTSFGIADRLTDMGVPFFFASGYGEQAKLPQEHRARTVVQKPYTTHNIARAVEDLLGL; this is translated from the coding sequence GTGGCCGACGCCGAAACCCCCGTCGATCTCACAAATTGCGATCGCGAACCCATTCATCTCCTCGGTGCGATCCAGCCGGTCGGTTTCCTGATCGCGGTCAGCACCGACTGGATCGTCGCGCGCACCTCGGCCAACATCGCCACCTTCCTCGGCTTCGAGCCGGCGTCGATGATCGGCAATCTGCTGGCCGATTTCGTGCCGCCGCAACTGGTCCACGATCTGCGCAACCGCGTCGCCTATCTCAACACGCCCGATACGGTGGAGCGGCTGTTCGGCTGCGCGTTCCGCGAAGGCGGCGAGCCGTTCGACATCGCCATCCACTTCTCCGGCGGGCAGATCGTGATCGAGGCGGAGCCCGGCACGCACAACAATGGCGACGCGAGCGGCACGGTGCGCTCGATGATGGTGCGGCTGGACGGGCAGGCCGACATGGCGGGCTTCTACCGCGAGGGCGCGCGGCAGGTGCGGCTGCTGCTCGGCTACGATCGGGTGATGGTCTACAAATTCGCGACCGATGGCGCGGGTGAGGTGGTGGCAGAGGCGTGCAAGCCCGGCATCGGATCGTTCAAGGGGCTGCATTACCCCGCCAGCGATATCCCCCGGCAGGCGCGCGACCTGTACAAGCGCAACCTGCTGCGCGTGATCCGCGACGTGGATGCCCGCCCGGTCGGCATCGTCCCCGAGCTGGACGAGCATCGCCGCCCGCTCGACCTGTCGCTGTCGGTGCTGCGATCGGTGTCGCCGATCCACATCGAATATCTCAGGAACATGGGGGTCGGGGCGTCGCTGTCGATCTCGATCATCGTCGACGACGAATTGTGGGGGCTGTTCGCCTGCCACCATTATTCGCCGCGCTCGCCCACGTTCGAGCGGCGCTCGGTCTCCGAATTGTTCGCGCAGATGTTCTCGATGCGGCTGGAGAGCCGCGAGCGGCGCGCGCTGGTGGAATATGAGCGGCGGGCGCGCGACATTTCCGATCAGTTGCTGGGCGCCGTCGCCTCGGACGAGACCTTGCTCAACGATCCCGACTGGCTGGCCGATATCCTCACCAGCACCATCCCCGCCGATGGCGTGGGCGTGTGGATCAACGGCAGCTATGCCTTCTCGGGCATCACGCCGCCGACCGACGATTTCCGCCGCATCATCCGCGCGCTGAACGGCATGGCGGCGGGCAAGGTGTTCGCGACCGACCATATCGGCTCGCTGGTCGATCGCGCCGCCGGTTTCGCGAAACAGGCGTCGGGGCTGCTCGCCATCCCGATCTCACGCTCGCCGCGCGATTATGTCGTGCTGTTCCGTTCGGAGATGCGCGAATCGGTGCGCTGGGCGGGCGATCCGCACAAACCGGTGCACTACGGCCCGAACGGCCCCCGCCTGACGCCGCGCGAGAGCTTCGCCGAATGGCAGGAGCAGGTCGAGGGCCGCTCCAAGCCTTTCTCCCTGTCGGAACTGCGCGTCGCCGAGACGCTGCGCGCGACCCTGATCGAGGTCGTGCTACGCCTCGCCGACGAGGCGGCGGCGCAGCGCCATCAGGCCAACGCGCGGCAGGAATTGCTGATCGCCGAACTCAACCATCGCGTCCGCAACATCCTCGGCGTGATCCGTGGCCTCATCCGCCAGTCCCAGCCCGACGAGGATGCGGTGCGCGATTTCGTGCACGTGGTGGACGGGCGCATCCACTCGCTCGCCCGCGCGCACAACCAGATTACCGACGATCATTGGGGGCCGGCCCCGCTGCAGGCGCTGATCGACGCCGAGGCCGCCGCCTTCGCCGCCAACAAGGAAAGCGCGATCATCTCGGACGGGCCGCCCGTGCTGCTGAATCCGCAGGCCTATTCGACGATGGCGCTGGTCGTGCACGAACTGGTCACCAATTCGACGAAATACGGCAGCCTTTCGGGCGACGGCGAGGTCCATATCCGCTGGCATCGCAACGAGCAGAACGATCTGGTGCTGAGCTGGCAGGAGAGCGAAGGCCCACCGGTGACCAAGCCGACCCGCAAGGGTTTCGGCACGACCATCGTCGAGCGATCGGTGCCCTACGATCTCGGCGGATCGGCCGAGATCCGTTACGATCCGGCGGGCGTGCGGGCGCAATTCTGCATCCCCGCGCGGCATGTCTCCGAACGGCGCAACTTCAAGGGGCCGGCGGTGCGGCTGCCGCATCCGAAGAACCCGCAGATGGTGCCGGTCAAGCCCGATCTGCTGGCGGGCCTTTCGGTCATGCTGGTGGAGGACAGCCTCATCATCGCGCTCGATGCCGAGGATATCCTCACCCGCTTCGGCGCCGAGATCGCCACCGCCTCCACCACCGAGGCGGCGCACGACATGCTCGACGGCCACCAGCCCGATTTCGCGATCCTCGACATCAATCTGGGCGATCAGACCAGCTTCGGCATCGCCGATCGCCTGACCGACATGGGCGTGCCCTTCTTCTTCGCCTCGGGCTATGGCGAGCAGGCCAAGCTGCCGCAGGAACATCGCGCGCGGACGGTGGTGCAGAAGCCCTATACGACGCACAATATCGCCCGCGCCGTGGAGGATCTGCTGGGGCTGTAG
- the yghU gene encoding glutathione-dependent disulfide-bond oxidoreductase: MTDSSDYVPPKVWTWDKANGGAFANINRPIAGATHDKALPVGEHPFQLYSLATPNGQKVTILFEELLEAGHSGAEYDAWLIRIGEGDQFGSGFVDINPNSKIPALLDRSGPEPIRLFESGAILLHLAEKFGAFLPADPAGRATALSWLFWQMGSAPFLGGGFGHFYTYAPVKIEYAINRFAMEVKRQLDVLDRRLGESEYVAGDSYSIADIAIWPWYGGLAKNYAYGAAEFLSVHEYANLQRWADAIDQRPAVIRGRRVNRVTGEPADQLAERHSAADFTRP, encoded by the coding sequence ATGACCGACAGCAGCGACTATGTGCCCCCGAAGGTCTGGACGTGGGACAAGGCGAACGGCGGCGCCTTCGCCAACATCAACCGGCCGATCGCCGGCGCCACGCACGACAAGGCGCTGCCGGTGGGCGAGCATCCCTTCCAGCTCTATTCGCTCGCCACGCCCAACGGCCAGAAGGTGACGATCCTGTTCGAGGAGCTGCTGGAGGCCGGCCACAGCGGCGCCGAATATGACGCCTGGCTGATCCGCATCGGCGAGGGCGACCAGTTCGGCAGCGGCTTCGTCGACATCAATCCCAATTCCAAGATCCCGGCGCTGCTCGATCGCAGCGGGCCGGAGCCGATCCGCCTGTTCGAATCCGGCGCGATCCTGCTCCACCTCGCCGAGAAGTTCGGCGCCTTCCTGCCGGCCGATCCGGCGGGGCGGGCGACGGCGCTGTCGTGGCTGTTCTGGCAGATGGGCAGCGCGCCCTTCCTGGGCGGCGGCTTCGGCCATTTCTACACCTATGCGCCGGTGAAGATCGAATATGCCATCAACCGCTTCGCGATGGAGGTGAAGCGCCAGCTCGACGTGCTCGACAGGCGGTTGGGCGAGAGCGAATATGTCGCGGGCGACAGCTACAGCATCGCCGATATCGCCATCTGGCCCTGGTATGGCGGGCTGGCCAAGAATTACGCTTATGGCGCGGCGGAATTCCTGTCGGTCCACGAATATGCCAATCTGCAACGCTGGGCAGACGCGATCGACCAGCGCCCTGCGGTGATCCGGGGCCGGCGGGTCAACCGCGTGACCGGTGAGCCCGCCGACCAGCTGGCCGAGCGCCACAGCGCGGCCGATTTCACCCGGCCCTGA
- a CDS encoding helix-turn-helix transcriptional regulator, giving the protein MQQSLVGLMYEAGLDAGAFPVLAEGLANHFRSGGLFSQQLTHGGDVVMTSGFNPASYHDYLTHYRDHDPWLKAGMRQPVNHAVSLEGIVTQQDLSRSEAFADFFRANGNFAHCMGVALEAGSNLYTVSFQREMRDGGYSADEAEALQQLVPHFRRVFRTRELVSLQAGVIGRMAGEEETIWVVDARGTVHWRHGAAGDAGPFAGPTGQQVRKAARDAIDGTTSIATAFDQGGHAIRVSPVAGGNGVPAYALIQRVDHAGRARRQARAARESYGLTASEEALAVSLLLGRTLQEHAALRGNQTSTAQSHLKNMLSKTGTSRQAAFVLLLSRL; this is encoded by the coding sequence ATGCAGCAGTCTTTGGTCGGGTTGATGTATGAGGCGGGGCTCGATGCCGGGGCCTTTCCGGTGCTGGCCGAGGGGCTGGCGAATCATTTCCGCAGCGGCGGCCTGTTCTCGCAGCAACTCACCCACGGTGGCGATGTGGTGATGACGTCGGGCTTCAACCCGGCCAGCTACCACGATTACCTCACCCATTATCGCGATCATGATCCCTGGTTGAAGGCGGGGATGCGCCAGCCGGTGAACCACGCCGTCAGCCTGGAAGGCATCGTCACCCAGCAGGATCTGAGCCGGAGCGAGGCCTTCGCCGACTTCTTCCGCGCGAACGGCAATTTCGCCCATTGCATGGGGGTCGCGCTGGAGGCGGGGAGCAACCTCTACACCGTCAGCTTCCAGCGCGAGATGCGCGACGGTGGCTATAGCGCCGACGAAGCCGAGGCGCTGCAACAGCTCGTCCCCCATTTCCGCCGCGTGTTCCGCACGCGCGAACTGGTGAGCCTCCAGGCGGGCGTGATCGGCCGGATGGCGGGGGAGGAGGAGACCATCTGGGTGGTCGACGCGCGCGGCACGGTCCACTGGCGGCACGGCGCGGCGGGCGATGCCGGGCCGTTCGCGGGGCCGACGGGCCAGCAGGTCCGCAAGGCCGCGCGCGACGCGATCGACGGCACCACCTCGATCGCGACCGCCTTCGATCAGGGCGGCCACGCCATCCGCGTGTCGCCGGTGGCCGGCGGCAACGGCGTGCCCGCCTATGCGCTGATCCAGCGGGTCGATCATGCCGGCCGTGCGCGCCGGCAGGCCCGCGCCGCGCGCGAGAGCTATGGCCTGACCGCGTCGGAGGAGGCGCTGGCCGTCAGCCTGCTGCTCGGCCGCACCTTGCAGGAGCATGCGGCGCTGCGCGGCAATCAGACCTCCACCGCCCAATCCCACCTGAAGAACATGCTCTCCAAGACGGGAACGTCGCGCCAGGCGGCGTTCGTGCTGCTCCTCTCCCGCCTGTAG